DNA from Paraburkholderia sp. ZP32-5:
GCATTCACTATAACGAAGCGCCCGCGCGCAATATTCGCGGTGTCACGACACCGGAAGATGCGCGTGCCTTGGTCGAGGAAGGCATCGAGGTGATGCCGCTGCCGGTCCCGGCTGCTCTCAAGGAACCGCTGCAATAGCGTGGTGAGTTCCTGGCGCCGGATGGTGGCGGCCAGGAGACACTACGTATGAATCTGGACTATTCCCCCGCCGAAGAGGCATTCCGCGCCGACATCCGCGTCTGGCTCGAAGCAAATCTACCTCGCGAGCTGAGCGACAAAGTACTCGATCACAAACGTCTTTCCCGCGAAGATTTCGCGAGCTGGCACCGGCTGCTCGGTACGCGCGGTTGGTCGGCGGTTGCGTGGCCGCGCGAATACGGCGGTCCAGGCTGGGATGCGACGCAGCGTCATATCTGGGAAGAGGAGTGCGCGCGTATCGGCGCGCCGTCCGTGCTGCCTTTCGGTGTGTCGATGGTCGCGCCTGTGTTGATGAAGTACGGCAACGAGGCGCAGAAGCGTCACTATTTACCGCGCATTCTCGATGGCACAGACTGGTGGTGCCAAGGCTATTCGGAGCCGGGCTCGGGCTCCGATCTCGCATCGCTGCGCACTCGCGCCGAACGTGTCGGCGACCATTACGTGGTCAATGGCCAGAAGACCTGGACCACGCTCGGCCAGCATGCAGACATGATGTTCTGCCTCGTGCGCACCGACAGCGACGCCAAGAAACAGCAAGGCATCTCCTTCCTGCTGATCGACATGAAAACGCCGGGCATTACCGTGCGGCCCATCATCACGCTTGACGAAGATCACGAAGTCAACGAAGTGTTTTTCGAGGACGTGAAAGTGCCGCTCGAGAATTTGGTCGGCGAAGAAAATCGCGGCTGGACATACGCGAAGTATCTGCTCGGACACGAGCGCACCGGTATTGCGAGAGTCGGCGCGTCGAAGCGCGAACTCGTATTCCTCAAGCGTCTGGCGCTGAATCAGAAAAAGAACGGCAAGCCGTTACTGCAGGATCCGGTGTTTGCCGCGAAGGTCGCGAATCTCGAGATCGAGCTAATGGCGCTCGAAGTCACCGTGCAGCGCGTCGTCGCTAACGAGGCGGGCGGACGCGGGCCGGGGCCGGAAGCCTCGATGCTGAAAATCAAGGGCACCGAAGTGCAGCAGGGGTTGACCGAGCTGATGTTCGAAGCGATCGGACCGCTTGCCGCGCCCTTCGACGTGCCGTTCCTCGAAGGAGAGCGGGCGCATAGCCTCGGCGGTGACGACGATGCCGCGCCGCTTGCCGCGTACTACTTCAACTTCCGCAAGACATCGATCTACGGCGGCTCGAACGAAATTCAAAAGAACATCATCGCGCAGATGATTCTCGGACTTTGAGGAGCGGCGCATGGATTTCATTTTCAACGAAGAGCAACAGCAATTAGTCGACGCGTTGCGTCGCTATCTCGACAAGACCTATGGCTTCGAGGCGCGCCAGCAGATCGTGCGCTCGGAAGCGGGTGTATCGGATGCGCATTGGGCCGCGTTTGCCGAGTTGGGTTTGACTGCGTTGCCGGTGCCCGAAGCACAAGGTGGTTTCAACGGCGGCCCGATCGACATGCTGGTGGTCATGCAGGAACTCGGCCGCGCGCTGGTCGTCGAGCCGTATTGGGCGACCGCGGTCGGCGTCGAGGCGCTGCGTGTTGCCGGCACCGGTGACGGCGATGATGCCGCGCTGCTCGAACGAACTGCGCAAGGCGAGTGCAAACTGGCCATGGCCTTTCATGAGCCGCATGCACGTTACGACCTGTTCGATATCGCGACGACCGCGAGCGGGCAGGGCGGCCAACACACGCTAAGCGGCACGAAGTCGGTCGTGCAACACGGCGCGCAGGCGGATCACTGGATCGTGCCGGCCCGTCTGAATGGCGAGATCGCGCTCTTCGTCGTCGCGCGCGGCGCGGCTGGCGTCGAGCTGACCGAATACCGCACGATCGACGGTCAGCGCGCCGCGACGCTCGAATTCAGCGGTACGCCCGCGCGCCGGCTTGGCGGCAAACATGCGGGTGCCGCGGCGCTCGAGCAGATCGCCGACTACGGCACGCTGTTGCTGTGCGCGGAGGCGATCGGTGCGCTCGATGCGCTGAACCTCGCCACCGTTGACTACACGAAAACGCGTGAGCAGTTCGGTCAGCCGATCGCCCGCTTCCAGGCGCTGCAGCATCGGATGGTCGACATGCTGATCCACACCGAACAGGCTCGCTCCATCACCTATCTGGCCGCGATGCGCTACCCGAACGAAAACGTCGACGAGCGCCGCCGTGCGATCTCCGCGGCAAAGGTGCGCGTTGGTCAGGCCGCGCGCTTCGTCGGTCAGCAGGCGGTGCAACTGCATGGCGGCATGGGCGTCACGAACGAGGTGGCGGCCGCGCATCTGTTCAAGCGCCTGGCCATCATCGAGACCACGCTGGGCGATGTCGATCATCATCTCGCGCGTTTTGCCGCGCTGCCGGGCTTTGCGCTCGCCGAAGCCTGATCGGAGCGTTGCATCGGGCCGTTGCATCACGCCGTTGAACCAGACCAGGGAGGTGGACGATGGGAATCAGTTTCGAGGACATGGAAGTCGGCTCGAGCCAGCAAGTCGGCAAGCACACGTTCACGCGCGAGGAGATCGTGGAGTTCGCGCAGAAGTTCGATCCGCAGCTGTTTCACCTTGATGAAGCCGCTGCGGCCGAATCGCCGTTCCGCGGGCTGGTGGCGAGCGGCTGGCACACCTGCTCGGTGATGATGGGCATGCTCGTGCGCAACCTGCTGGCGGATTCGACATCGATGGGCTCGCCCGGTATCGACGAGATCCGCTGGCTGAAGCCGGTGCGCGTCGGCGACACGATCACGATGATGAACATCATCGTCGACAAGCGCGTGTCGGAGAGCAAGCCTGATCGCGGCATCGTGTCGACCCGCTGGGAAGGCATCAATCAACACGGCGAAACGGTAATCACAGTGAGCTCGAAGGGCATCTTCGGTTTGCGCAATCCGAGGGCTTCGTGATGACGGCGATCTCGGCGCAGGTGGCGAGTTTTGGTGATGCGACGGCATTGCGGACGTTGATCGGTGCGGAGGCACTCGTCAGCGAGTGGCTCACGGTCGATCAGGAGAAGGTCAACCGCTTTGCCGAGGCAACGGACGATCATCAATGGATTCATGTCGACCCGGAGCGGGCCCGTCGCGAATCGCCGTTCGGTGGGGCGATTGCGCATGGCTTTCTGACGTTGTCACTGATTCCGGGTTTGCTCGCCAGGACAATCGCGTTCAAGCAGCGCATGGGCGTCAACTATGGTTTGAATCGTGTGCGTTTCATGTCGCCGGTGCTGGTGGGTTCGTCGCTGCGCGCGAAATTCGCGGTGGAATCCGTGACCGACGTGGATAGCGGCGGCGTGCAGGTCGTGTGGAATGTGACCGTCGAGCGGCAGGGCAGCGAGCGGCCGGTGTGTGTCGCGGAGTTCATCACGCGGCATTACTTTTAGCGTTTGCCGCGCATTCGAAAAGGCGGCGCCGAAAACCAGGCGCCGCCATTGTCGAAAATCAGAGCCTAGGTCACGCGATACTGCTAGCGACGCTTCAGGCAGCACTGCTCGCCGGGACCGCATCCATGTGACGCGCAAGTTCGAGCTTGGCGATCGCATTGCGATGCACTTCGTCGGGGCCGTCGGCGAAACGCAGCGTACGCGCGGACGCGTACGCATACGCGAGCGGAAAGTCGTCGCTGACGCCGCCACCGCCGTGCGCCTGAATCGCCCAGTCGATCACCTGACACGCCATGTTCGGCGCAACCACCTTGATCATCGCGATCTCGCCGCGCGCGCCCTTGTTGCCGACGGTGTCCATCATGTACGCGGTCTTCAGCGTGAGCAGGCGCGCCTGCTCGATCATGCAGCGTGCCTCGGCGAGGCGTTCCTGCGTGACGCCTTGCGCGGCGACCGGCTTGCCGAATGCGACGCGTTGCAGTGAGCGCTTCGCCATCAGTTCGAGCGCGCGTTCCGCGAGACCGATAAGTCGCATGCAGTGATGGATGCGGCCCGGTCCGAGACGGCCTTGCGCGATCTCGAAGCCACGGCCTTCGCCGAGCAGCATATTGGTGGCGGGTACGCGCACGTTGTTCAGCGTGATTTCCATATGGCCGTGCGGCGCGTCGTCGTAACCGAACACGGTGAGCGGGCGGTGCACGGTGATGCCGGTCGCGTCGGCGGGAACCAGAATCATCGACTGCTGCTGATGGCGCGGCGCTTCGGGATCGGTCTTGCCCATCACGATATAGATCTTGCAGCGCGGATCGCCGGCACCCGAGGACCACCATTTGTGGCCGTTGATCACGTAGTGGTCGCCATCGCGCACGATACTGGTCTGGATATTGGTCGCGTCCGATGATGCCACTTCCGGCTCCGTCATCAGGAACGCCGAACGGATCTGCCCCTGCAGCAACGGTTCGAGCCATGCGCGTTTGTTCTCTTCGCTGCCGTAACGCTCGATCGTTTCCATGTTGCCGGTGTCGGGCGCGTTGCAGTTGAACACTTCCGGCGCCCAAGGCACGCGGCCCATGATTTCGCACAGCGGCGCGTATTCGAGATTCGTCAGCCCGGCGCCGCGCTCCGATTGCGGCAGGAACAGATTCCACAGACCAGCCTCGCGCGCTTTCTGTTTCAGTTGCTCGATCAGCTCAGTCGGTAGCCACGCATTACAGTTCTGCCGGTTGCGCGCAATTTCCGCATAGAACGTCTGCTCGTTCGGATAAATGTGCTCGTCGAAGAAGGCGAGCAGTTTCTCGCGCAATGCCTGGACCTTCGGGGTGTAATCGAAATTCATCTGGGACCTCGCGGATAACGGACTGCGGATGATGTTGGTGCGGATTAGGTTGGGCCGGGCGCGCAAGCACACGTATGAATGCGCGCCCAGGCGGGTAACGGAGCGACTGGCATCGATCGCGGCGCATTGCCGGCGCGCGCGACCGCGGCACACGTTGCGTCTAGCGGACCTTTTGCGCGTAGCGCCACGCGAGTTCGGCCATCGGTTTTGCGCGGCGGCCGGCATCGAGTGCCTGCGCGCTCGACGCAGTGCCATCGACGACGCGTTTCATGATCCCTTGCAGGATCGCGGCGATGCGGAACATGTTGTACGCCAGATAGAAATTCCAGTCGCCACGAATCTCGAAGCCGGTGCGCTTGCAATAGCGTTCGACGTACTGCGCTTCATCGGGGATGCCGAGCGCGGCCCAGTCGAGCCCCGCGATACCGCGGAACTGCGCTGGATCGACATGCCATGCCATGCAGTGATACGCGAAGTCGGCAAGCGGATCGCCGAGCGTGGACAGTTCCCAGTCGAGCACCGCGAGCACGCGCGGTTCGTCGCGCACGAAGATCAGATTGTCGAGACGGTAGTCGCCATGCACGACCGACACGCGCTCGCTCGTGTCGGCCGGCATATGCTGTGGCAGCCAGTCGATCAACCGGTGCATCGCGTCGATCGGTTCGGTTTCGGACGCAACATACTGTTTGCTCCAGCGGCCGATCTGGCGCGCGAAATAATTGCCCGGCTTGCCGTAGTCGGCGAGACCGATCGCTTGCACATCGACGCTGTGCAAGGCCGCGATCACGCGGTTCATTTCATCGTAGATTGCCGCGCGTTCGGTGGGCGTCATGCCGGGCAGCGACTGGTCCCACAGCACCCGGCCCTCGACGAACTCCATCACGTAGAACGCACGGCCGATCACGCTCTCGTCTTCGCACAGCGCGAGCATTTGCGCGACCGGCACGGCGGTGCCGGCGAGCCCGCGCATCACGCGATATTCGCGTTCGATCGCATGCGCGGATGGCAACAACTTCGCGGCGGGTCCGGGTTTCGCGCGCATCACGTACGAACGCGATGGCGTGATCAGTTTGAAGGTCGGATTGGACTGGCCGCCCGCGAATTGCTCAAGCGTGAGCGGCCCCGCGAATCCGTCGACGTGCCCGGTCAGCCACGCGGCGAGCGCGTCGGTGTCGAAGCGATGCCGGTCGGTGACCGGGCGCGTGCCTTCGAAGGCCGAGTAGTCCTGTTTGCGTACCGGGTCGCCGGTCTGCGTGGCCTGCGTCATGTGTCTCCTCCGGTTCGGTGTTAGCTACGCTGGTATTGAATGAATTGTGCGTAGAGCATTTCCATCGTGGTGTTGCGCACGTCGCGATGCAGCGGCGACGGTGGTGAATAGTTGATCATCCGCAACACCCAGTCGCGCGGCGCGGCGCCGACGTCGAGCGCGTTGATGCAGCCGGTTGCCTGCGCCAGATGGCCGAAGAACGTGCGGCCGCCGGCAGTCAGCGCGTGCGACAGAATCGCGCGATTCACGCCGCCGTGCAGCACCAGAAGCGCGGTGTCCCATGACGTGTCTTCGCGCAACGCCGCGATGGCCGGTAGCACACGATCGAACAGTTGGCCGATTGTTTCGCCGTCGAGAAAGCGCGTGGCTTCCGGCACGATGCCGTCGAACACGCCGAGGAACGCCGCCTCGATATCGGTCGCCGGAATACTGCCGAGCTTGCCGCCGCGAATTTCCTGCCATGCAGGCTCGATTTCCGGTTCAATCTGCTGGCCCGTTTCGGCGAGCACGCGCCGCGCGGTTTCGACGGTGCGTGGCAAGCCGCTGACGATCACGCGATCGAAGCGCACCTGCTGCTGGGCGAACACGCGGCCGGCGGCGCTCGCCTGCTCGCGGCCATTTGCATTCAGCGGGACGGTCTCGGGATCGATCGCGCGGCCGGAGTCGTCGAAGTAGGTGACATCGCCATGGCGCATCAGAAAGATGCGGCGACGTTTCGGCAGTTGGTAGGCAGGCATGTCGGGCAATTTGCGATTCGCTTATTTGTAGATCGGCGCGCGCTTTTCGAGGAACGCGGTAATGCCTTCGAGTCCGTCGCGGTGATGCAGCGACGCGACGAAGTTGTCGCGCTCCGCGATCAGGTGGTCCGCGAGCGGCTGCGTACCGGCCGCGGCGATCAGCCCCTTGATGCGCGCGACCGAATTGGGCGAAATCGCGCCAAGCTCGTCGGCCCACGCGAGCGCACCGTCGAGTGCGATGCCGGGTTTGGCGAGCCGGTTCACGACGCCAAGCTCATGCAGACGCGTTGCGCCGATCGGCTTGCCCTCGATCAACACTTCGGTCGTCAGCTGGCGCGGCAGCACCTGCGCGAGGAACCACGAGCCGCCGCCGTCGGGCGTCAGACCGACGCGCGCATACGACATCGCGAATTTGGCGTTGTCCGCGGCGACGATCAGATCGCAGGCGAGCGCAAGCGAAAAGCCCGCGCCGGCCGCCGCGCCTTCAACGGCCGCGATCACCGGCTTCGACGACAGCCGCAATGCCGAAATCCATTGACCGAGCAAGTCAATGCTTTCGGCCTGCACGGACGGATCTTTCGCGCGGTTCTCGAGCAGCCGGTTCAGATTGCCGCCCGCGCAGAAGAAGTTGTCCGCGCCGGTGATCACGACCGCGCGGATCGACGGATCGCGCTCGACGGTGTCGAAGGCCTCGATGCCGGCTGCGTACATGTCCGGGTGCAGCGCATTGCGAGCGCCGGGATTCGACAACGTGAGGACTAGCGTGGATTCGCCGCTGGCGGGGCGCGAGGCGAGCAGTTGCGCGCTCATGGTTGGGTCTCCGATTGAACATCGATTGCATCGCGCTGGGTCAGCGAAAGGCCGAGTTGCGCACGCCGCGCGAGCCATGGCGATGGACGGTAGCGCGGATCGCCGAGCACGCTGAACATATTGCGCAGGATCGTCAGAATCGTGCCGGCACCGAGCGCATCGCCGAGTGCGAGCGGCCCACGCGGATAGCCGAGGCCAAGCGTGACGGCAAGGTCGATATCGTCCGGCGTCGCGATTTGCTTTTGCGCGATGTCGCAGCCGATGTTGACGATCGTCGCGACCACGCGTTGCGCGACGAAGCCGGTCGAATCGCGAATCACGGTGACGGGCACGCCATCGGCGGCAAACAGCGCATGCGCGCTATCGCGTGCGTCACGGGTCGTGGCCGGCGTGGTCATCAGCGTGCGGCGTTGCGCGCCGACGAGAGGGAACAGCGCATCGACGGCAACGACGCGGCTCGCGTCGAGCGCTTCGTCGACCGCGGCCGTGGTTGCGTCATGACCAAACGGCGTGACGACGAGCAATGAATTCGCGGCGGGCGTCGCGCCGTCGTCGAGCTTCACACCCGCTTTGCTCACGAGTTGCACGACGGCTTCGTAGGCCTGCGGATAGCGTTTGCTGACCCACACGCTCGGCGGCAACGCGCTCGGCACAGGCGCCTCGGCGGGAACCTGCTGCTTGCCATCGACGTAGCGATAAAAGCCTTCGCCGGCTTTACGGCCGAGCAGACCGCCTTGCAGCCGCGTGCCGGTGATCGGCGACGGCGTGTAACGCGGTTCTTCATAGAACTGGTGATAGATCGACTCCATCACCGGATGCGACACGTCGAGCGCGGTCAGATCCAGCAGTTCGAACGGGCCGAGCCGAAAACCGGCTTGTTCGCGCATGATCCGATCGATATCGGCAAAGCTCGCCACGCCTTCGCCTGCCACGCGCAACCCCTCGGTATTCATGCCGCGGCCCGCGTGATTGACGATGAAGCCGGGCATGTCCTTCGCGCGCACCGGCGTGTGGCCCATGCGGCGCGCGAGAGCCATCAGTGCGTCACCGGCCGCGGGGTCGCTGCGCAGTCCGTCGATCACTTCGACGACCTTCATCAACGGCACCGGATTGAAAAAGTGATAGCCGACCACGCGCGTTGGATCGGTGCAGCCCGCGGCAATCGCGGTGATCGACAGGGAAGAGGTATTGGAAGCGAGAATGCAGCGGCCGCTCACGATCGTTTCGAGTTCGCGAAAGAGCGCCTGCTTCGCGTCGAGCTTTTCGACGATCGCTTCGACAACCAGGTCGCAGCCGACCAGCTCGCTGATGTTCTGCGCACTGCTGACATTCGCCAACGCGGCAAGCGAGCGCGACTGTTCGAGCTTGCCTTTGGCCGTCAATTTAGCGAAAGTCTCCGCGAGATAGTCGCGCGCGGCGCTGACGGCGGCCGCATTGGTGTCGTACAGACGCACCTTCAGTCCCGCAAGCGCGGCGATCTGCGCGATGCCGCGGCCCATTGCGCCGGTGCCGACAATGCCGATGGTCTCGATGCTGAAATTGCGAGAGTTCATTGTGATGCTCGACTCCATGGTTTTTTTAGAATAGCACGATCGTGCAATTTACTGGATCATTTGCTCGAAAGCCGCTGCTTCGACTTGAACGCACGGTCTGACACAACGTGAAAACAGGAGACACCCGATGATCAAGCTGTGCGGTTTTGCGCTGTCGAACTACTACAACAAGGTGAAATTCGTGCTGCTCGAATACGGTATCGCGTTCGAGGAGGTGGTCGTGAAGCCGAGCCAGGACGAGGCGGTGCTCGAACATTCGCCGCTTGGCAAAGTACCTTATCTGCAGACCGAGCATGGCGATCTGTGCGAATCGCAGTGCATCGTCGAATATCTCGCCGCGCGCTTTCCCGAGCAACGGATTTTCTCCGCCGATCCGTGGCAGGCAGCCAAGGAGCGCGAGATGATCTTTTTCGTCGACGTGCATCTCGAACTGACCGTGCGCAATCTGTACAAGGAAGCGTTTTTTGGCGGCACGATCACCGACGCGACGAAGGGGCGCGTCGAAAAACTGCTGACGCATCACATCGCCGGCTTCAAACGGATCGCGAAGTTTTCTCCGTATCTGTGCGGCGAGCAATTCAGTGTCGCGGACGCTGCCGGCTATGTGAGCCTGCCGCTCGTCGGCATGGCGACGCAAGCCATTTACGGCCGCGATTTTCTGCTTGATGCGGGGATCGACTGGAAGAGCTACCTGAAGACGGTCGGCGCGCGGCCGGCCGCGCAGCGCGTGACCGAGGATCGCAAGGCGTATGTCGCGGCGTCGGCGCGTCCGTCCTGACGCAGTGACGCGCGTTCGATCAGGCAGGCATGGGTGGGCGGCGCGCACCCATGCTGCAGTGTGCGATGACAGGGAACGTGGATTCGTTCGTGACATCGCGCGGACATCCTAGAGCCGCGCGAGCCGCGTGAGCGCGGTGGCAAGCGTGCTTTCCTGCTTCGCGAAGCAGAAGCGCACCACGCCTGATTCGTGCGGCTCGTGATAGAACGCGGAGACCGGAATGGCCGCGACGCCGATCTCTCCGGTCAGCCACTGTGCGAATTCGGCTTCGGGCAGATCGCTGATCGCCGAGTAGTCGACGCATTGAAAATACGTGCCCGTGCATGGCAACAGTCTGAAGCGCGAATTCGCGAGCCCGTCACGGAAAAAGTCGCGCTTCTTCTGATAGAACGCCGGCAGGTCCAGATAGGGCGCCGGGTCCAGCATGTATTGCGCGAGGCCGATCTGCATCGGCGTATTCACGGTAAACACGTTGAACTGATGCACCTTGCGGAACTCGGCGGTGAGCGCGGCCGGCGCGGCGACGTAGCCGACTTTCCAGCCCGTCACGTGATAGGTCTTGCCAAAGCTCGACACCACGAAGCTGCGCTGCGCGAGTTCCGGATAACGCGCGACGCTTTCATGCGGCGCGCCGTCGTAGACCATGTGCTCGTAGACCTCGTCGGACAGGATCAGCACGTTGGTGCCGCGCACGATCTCCTCGAGCTTGCGCATGTCCTGTTCGCGCCAGACCGTGCCGGTCGGATTGTGCGGCGTGTTGATCATGATGAGCCGCGTCTTCGGCGTGATCGCGGCGGCCAGCCGGTCGAACGGGATCGCATAGTCAGGCGCTTCGAGCGTGACGAACACCGGCTTGCCGCCCGCCAGTTCGATCGACGGCAGGTAGCTGTCGTAGGTCGGCTCGACCACGATCACTTCGTCGCCCGGATGTACCGTGCAGAGAATCGCGGTCAGCAGCGCCTGCGTGGCGCCTGCGGTTACGGTGATTTCGTTCGTCGCGTCGTAGCGGCGGCCATACAGGTTGGCGATCTTGTCCGAGATCGCCTGACGCAGCGGCATCACGCCGGCCATCGGCGGGTATTGGTTGTGGCCGTCGCGCATCGCGTTCGCGACCGCGTCGACGATGCGTGGATCGCAGGCGAAGTCGGGAAAGCCCTGGCCCAGGTTCACGGCGCCTTTTTCCGCGGCGAGCGCGCTCATCACGGTGAAAATCGTCGTGCCGACATTCGGCAGGCGGGACGGAAACGTGGGGCTCGTGGGCGTGTCGTGCGGTGCATTCATGGCGTCGAATTTGGCGATGGGTGGCTAGGTTCTCGGAAATCGTTGCGAAGGGCGAAGCCTGATTGTAGGGAATCGCGCCGCTGTGTGCGCGCCGCGGGTGTCACGTTAGCCGTTCGGCCAGGGCTGCATGAGCCGTGTGCGGCCTGCCGGCATGCGGAGCGAAACGCTGGTCGCCGCAGTCACGTGATGACGGACTCGCTGCCGGCGTTCAATGCAATGCCCGCAGCCATGACGAACGGCGCGGGCTGCGCGATCTGGAACCCGAAATCGCGCGCGATACGTTTGGCAAGCTTCAGCACAGCGCGATCTTTCGACACGAGCCAGTCGGCCTGCGCCGCATGGGCCAGTTCGAGAAACTTCTGGTCGTCGCGATCCTTGCATTTGGGCAGGGGCCGCGCATCCTCGACGGGTTCGTCCGGCTCGACCCTTTGCGCGAGCCGCGCGACGACCGCGAGCGCGGCAGCCTTGTCGACCTGCCGATGCGCGAATTGCGGATAGTCGAGCACGTAGGTGAGTTCAGCGAGGCAGCGCGCGTCGATCAACGCGGTGATGGCGCCACTTTCGAGCGCGGCGGCGATCGGCCGCGTGT
Protein-coding regions in this window:
- a CDS encoding pyridoxal phosphate-dependent aminotransferase, translated to MNAPHDTPTSPTFPSRLPNVGTTIFTVMSALAAEKGAVNLGQGFPDFACDPRIVDAVANAMRDGHNQYPPMAGVMPLRQAISDKIANLYGRRYDATNEITVTAGATQALLTAILCTVHPGDEVIVVEPTYDSYLPSIELAGGKPVFVTLEAPDYAIPFDRLAAAITPKTRLIMINTPHNPTGTVWREQDMRKLEEIVRGTNVLILSDEVYEHMVYDGAPHESVARYPELAQRSFVVSSFGKTYHVTGWKVGYVAAPAALTAEFRKVHQFNVFTVNTPMQIGLAQYMLDPAPYLDLPAFYQKKRDFFRDGLANSRFRLLPCTGTYFQCVDYSAISDLPEAEFAQWLTGEIGVAAIPVSAFYHEPHESGVVRFCFAKQESTLATALTRLARL
- a CDS encoding putative toxin-antitoxin system toxin component, PIN family — its product is MPGSHASSDALRVVLDSNVWIDILVFDDPHTRPIAAALESGAITALIDARCLAELTYVLDYPQFAHRQVDKAAALAVVARLAQRVEPDEPVEDARPLPKCKDRDDQKFLELAHAAQADWLVSKDRAVLKLAKRIARDFGFQIAQPAPFVMAAGIALNAGSESVIT